Proteins encoded within one genomic window of Aspergillus nidulans FGSC A4 chromosome VII:
- a CDS encoding uncharacterized protein (transcript_id=CADANIAT00008224), with the protein MNRTVGDDWDYTIEVCIGRPNLLEEIREELRRREAIEKKTYSGNHRPLMAESPEKIGENRKLHRVRIRSPTVLSHLERLTRKLGNGSILNEEDNLVFMYPFYILGVYLDDMREILADMERGVLASGSIPPSEPEPKGLSPSVSPSPIDQMKCFVQFVESSILPIHTALRQLDAQTSRRLSYAEISLLLEPGELIYVAPSLMTTKMLDRSAVQTVFRCLTRIPADHPISIDDSGWLSSDIGRLLADVYCLDHDGEEYTVCWRKLEMEYFDGEKDITALPFYPLKFHPNYERFLSNRARQGTAFRALVEDENLHHYYAGWTLITGLFERTESDGKSTESKPEDSEYVDSEVFLDTQEARRHMDDWSSLREPFTTKGSLAINDGAKFCLWHMTEKKTVAEKLNRILTREDLVYWRARERYLLDNKWVIDDRVFIKEEWTDEDLALLPKRVYGYSLRDRKFLRLDVDKFRPHTLKTKANLDKIEIKDSHRMIIRAAVKSHFDRAAQVLNRDEATHVPDIFEGKGRGLVILLHGAPGVGKTATAEAVALEFDKPLFQITCGDLGTGPAEVETSLKAIFRYANMWSCILLLDEADVFLTQRNRTDVERNALVSVFLRVLEYYSGVLFLTTNRVGALDEAFRSRVHLSLFYPHLNRTDMAKILESNLQRLPRDDKLSPGATAGPNHVTVMDSEIREFVLQQFDEHYKLHERGPWNGRQIRNAVHIAMCLAFFENGRKGRRAPAILTAEHFRKVHETIAEFEDYLRAARTVDDETLAQMEGLRYDKEGQAYKRQLVGSTKFHRWSENERQVTHQRQSVREQGQSYRETTSYTPSRRSFLGGDIDSPPESRFSGSGAAARPTSQRYPPREIDDSHLAHERYNMSDSGYGETGLRGTPRNYNLSPDRPRTPNRDYLVDGSPESVRSRSSVRGRD; encoded by the exons ATGAATCGAACTGTGGGGGACGACTGGGATTATACGATTGAAGTCTGCATCGGCCGGCCCAACCTTCTGGAAGAGATTCGTGAAGAACTCAGGAGGAGAGAAGCAAtcgagaagaagacataTTCCGGCAATCACAGGCCTCTGATGGCCGAATCTCCGGAAAAAATTGGTGAAAACCGCAAGTTGCACCGGGTGCGCATAAGATCGCCAACAGTGCTCAGTCATCTCGAACGTCTAACCCGCAAGCTGGGTAACGGTTCTATTTTGAATGAGGAGGACAACTTGGTGTTTATGTACCCCTTTTACATCTTAGGAGTCTATCTTGACGACATGCGTGAAATCCTAGCTGACATGGAGAGAGGAGTGCTGGCGTCTGGCTCTATCCCCCCCAGCGAGCCTGAGCCCAAAGGCCTGTCTCCATCAGTGTCGCCGTCGCCCATTGACCAGATGAAGTGCTTCGTTCAGTTCGTGGAAAGTTCGATCCTACCCATCCATACCGCTCTCCGACAGCTGGACGCCCAAACCAGTAGAAGATTGTCTTATGCGGAAATCTCATTGCTGCTTGAGCCGGGTGAGCTAATCTACGTCGCCCCCTCGCTcatgacgacgaagatgctGGATCGATCAGCAGTCCAGACTGTTTTCCGATGTTTGACCCGAATCCCAGCCGATCATCCGATCAGCATCGACGACAGCGGCTGGCTGTCCTCCGACATAGGACGTCTTCTGGCGGATGTATACTGCCTGGACCATGATGGTGAAGAATACACCGTCTGTTGGCGCAAATTGGAGATGGAATATTTCGACGGGGAGAAAGACATTACCGCTTTGCCCTTCTATCCCTTGAAATTTCATCCAAATTACGAGCGATTCCTATCAAACCGTGCTCGGCAGGGAACAGCATTCCGAGCGCTCGTGGAGGACGAAAACTTGCACCACTACTACGCAGGTTGGACGCTCATTACTGGTCTCTTTGAACGGACCGAGTCAGACGGAAAGTCCACGGAGTCCAAGCCGGAGGATTCAGAGTATGTCGATAGCGAGGTCTTTCTGGACACCCAGGAAGCACGACGACATATGGACGACTGGTCCTCTCTCCGTGAGCCTTTCACAACGAAGGGAAGCCTTGCCATCAACGACGGCGCGAAGTTCTGTCTATGGCATATGACTGAAAAGAAGACTGTGgcagagaagctgaacagGATACTCACGCGCGAAGACCTTGTCTACTGGCGAGCAAGGGAGCGATATCTCCTCGACAACAAATGGGTGATCGACGACCGGGTCTTTATAAAAGAGGAATGGACGGACGAAGATCTAGCGCTGCTTCCCAAAAGAGTCTACGGATACTCGTTACGGGACAGGAAGTTCTTGCGGCTGGATGTTGACAAATTCCGACCACACACGCTCAAGACCAAAGCCAATCTGGACAAGATCGAGATCAAAGATAGCCACCGCATGATAATTAGAGCTGCGGTCAAGTCCCATTTTGACAGAGCGGCACAGGTCCTGAACCGAGACGAGGCCACTCATGTCCCCGACATCTTCGAGGGCAAAGGCCGCGGTCTCgtcatccttcttcatggcGCCCCCGGCGTCGGCAAGACTGCCACAGCGGAAGCAGTGGCGCTAGAATTCGACAAACCCTTATTCCAGATTACTTGCGGCGATCTGGGCACGGGGCCCGCGGAGGTGGAAACGTCACTGAAGGCGATTTTCCGCTACGCGAACATGTGGAGCTGCATCTTGCTCCTAGATGAAGCAGATGTTTTCCTGACTCAGAGAAACCGGACAGATGTAGAGCGGAATGCGTTGGTCTCAG TGTTTCTCAGGGTCCTAGAGTACTACAGCGGGGTCCTCTTCTTGACCACCAACCGAGTTGGCGCACTAGACGAAGCCTTCCGGTCGCGTGTGCACCTCAGCCTGTTCTATCCGCATCTGAACCGCACTGATATGGCGAAGATCCTAGAGAGCAACCTACAGCGACTACCGCGGGACGACAAATTGAGCCCTGGAGCCACTGCAGGCCCAAACCATGTCACTGTGATGGACAGTGAGATCCGGGAGTTTGTCCTGCAGCAGTTCGACGAGCACTATAAGTTGCACGAGAGAGGACCCTGGAATGGACGGCAGATCCGCAATGCTGTTCATATTGCCATGTGCCTGGCCTTCTTTGAGAACGGCAGGAAGGGCCGCAGGGCTCCGGCCATTCTAACCGCGGAGCATTTTCGCAAAGTCCACGAAACTATTGCCGAATTCGAGGACTATTTGAGAGCCGCTCGAACCGTGGATGATGAGACCCTGGCTCAGATGGAAGGATTGCGATATGATAAAGAAGGGCAGGCGTACAAAAGGCAACTTGTCGGCTCTACTAAATTTCACAGATGGTCAGAAAATGAGCGTCAAGTGACTCATCAACGCCAATCCGTCCGCGAGCAAGGACAGTCATATCGGGAAACGACCTCTTATACACCGTCTAGGCGCTCATTCCTGGGTGGGGATATCGACTCTCCACCAGAATCCAGGTTTAGCGGATCGGGGGCCGCAGCGAGACCAACCAGCCAGCGGTACCCGCCGCGAGAAATAGACGACTCCCACCTGGCGCACGAGAGATATAACATGTCTGACTCTGGTTACGGAGAGACAGGTCTGCGTGGGACTCCGAGGAACTACAATTTGTCTCCAGACAGACCACGAACTCCAAATCGTGACTACTTGGTAGACGGCTCGCCTGAATCAGTTCGCTCAAGGTCTTCGGTCCGAGGGAGAGATTGA
- a CDS encoding uncharacterized protein (transcript_id=CADANIAT00008222) translates to MPPMPSEEYRSRYRLTEDLKIKFLGPLEPEKWPTHWPEARRRLFHDIVKLGDSKFGTFECTYSSEKPWRAQIKRRAAKLAYLASRCCDEGKNEPSWRASLEHEVLYRFTVEVSCPTCRARLWRSEIEAAIESSDSQALSLDERRKHRMPCRCPEGFGTTDFHGVNMIFSDRAETSIHYQPPLPIRSRSKGYKKYEQPDRVYGLIETQNIKTLLDSPYQRTTDSQVKQLRDLLEVSPFKGDRKPLLFPFLLLEAKSATVGDSAGVEMQSAFTIHRLLKVQDELRAATRVDSMWATGPLVWFFGWHGQDWYVKGSFIDYTSGTPHRYCIVDLWQGNISQQSRALQLLLVVDYIFDWARDIYRPCIIRELSILAAREMQPCDPDIFSTVDRSQSQIASELPGFSWSQESDSLYVSTTGLESGLGDTHPLSGVVRDASNIETRFLSLHITEANMDELWVSLPAHLRESATTFVDTLRPSLDSSWRVTRKTLFSIQAAWTRNVNAPEFAGGSNTDIASDEIFFTNIVILFHMTDDWTLVRQLTYLAISEGALQVLLLRHSLPGLLRDLEAQNPIIDDSSIEPFIKSIRRQTIASSLTAAVSMLCISSSFTRGPGRIPGKWLLSKAKNIYAGFVFDNSPSTLEIVASFHETREKLIVNYFDDPYLVYSRTRTFLSADSPEQGLWPRLDSICQDKHGCALVESLNLPDNSTGAGARFCVFIISKYDFDRSDVDTATIVRGLAEGDSLGLLLEWLEDLGSQSGRAGWSGGGPGETPDSPIMISSSEESEGDPIEED, encoded by the exons ATGCCTCCAATGCCGTCTGAGGAATACCGCAGTCGGTACAGACTTACTGAGGATTTGAAAATCAAATTTCTGGGTCCTCTCGAGCCCGAAAAGTGGCCGACTCATTGGCCAGAGGCACGCCGACGCCTCTTCCACGACATTGTTAAGCTCGGCGACTCGAAATTTGGTACCTTTGAATGCACTTATTCAAGTGAAAAGCCATGGCGAGCCCAAATCAAAAGAAGGGCAGCGAAACTGGCGTACCTCGCCAGTCGGTGCTGTGACGAGGGCAAGAACGAGCCGAGCTGGAGGGCGTCGCTAGAACATGAAGTGCTCTACCGGTTCACGGTCGAGGTATCGTGTCCAACTTGCCGAGCAAGACTGTGGCGCTCAGAGATTGAGGCTGCCATTGAGTCTAGTGATTCCCAGGCGTTATCGCTGGACGAGCGACGGAAACATCGTATGCCCTGccgctgtcctgaaggcttTGGCACCAC AGATTTCCACGGCGTCAACATGATCTTTTCCGATAGAGCAGAGACCTCAATCCATTACCAACCGCCGCTCCCCATCAGGTCTCGCAGCAAAGGCTACAAGAAATACGAGCAGCCGGACAGAGTATACGGATTGATTGAGACGCAGAACATCAAGACACTATTGGACTCGCCGTATCAGAGAACCACTGACAGCCAAGTGAAACAGTTGCGTGACCTCCTGGAGGTGTCACCATTTAAAGGTGACCGCAAACCACTTCTCTTCCcatttctgctcctcgaaGCCAAATCCGCTACTGTGGGTGACTCAGCGGGCGTGGAAATGCAGTCAGCTTTTACCATTCATAGACTATTAAAGGTGCAGGATGAACTTCGTGCTGCGACGCGAGTTGATAGCATGTGGGCGACGGGGCCGTTGGTGTGGTTTTTCGGATGGCATGGGCAGGATTGGTATGTTAAGGGTAGTTTCATAGACTATACCAGCGGGACCCCCCATAGATAC TGCATCGTTGACCTCTGGCAAGGCAACATCTCCCAACAAAGCCGTGCATTGCAACTTCTACTCGTCGTGGATTACATATTTGATTGGGCTCGAGATATCTACAGACCATGTATCATCAGGGAATTGTCTATACTAGCAGCCAGAGAAATGCAGCCTTGCGATCCGGATATATTCTCCACCGTTGACCGGAGTCAGTCACAGATCGCATCGGAGTTGCCTGGCTTCTCCTGGTCACAGGAGTCGGACTCTCTGTATGTGAGTACGACAGGGCTCGAGTCTGGGCTCGGGGACACTCATCCGCTTTCTGGAGTGGTGCGAGATGCTTCCAATATTGAAACAAGATTCCTGAGCCTCCATATCACTGAAGCAAATATGGACGAGCTGTGGGTCTCCCTGCCAGCACACCTGCGGGAGTCTGCAACCACATTCGTGGACACATTACGACCGTCTCTAGACAGCTCATGGCGAGTTACTAGAAAGACTCTGTTCTCCATCCAAGCTGCTTGGACAAGAAATGTGAATGCTCCAGAATTTGCAGGGGGGAGCAATACAGATATCGCGTCTGATGAGATCTTCTTCACTAACATCGTTATTCTTTTCCACATGACAGACGATTGGACTCTTGTCCGGCAACTTACATATCTCGCCATCTCCGAAGGCGCTCTGCAAGTACTGCTATTACGACATAGCCTTCCCGGGCTATTGCGGGATCTAGAGGCGCAGAACCCCATCATTGACGACTCCAGCATTGAGCCCTTCATTAAGTCCATAAGGAGACAGACAATCGCAAGCAGTCTAACGGCCGCTGTGAGCATGCTCTgtatctccagctcctttaCCCGAGGCCCTGGCCGGATCCCAGGAAAGTGGCTCCTTAGCAAGGCCAAGAACATCTATGCCGGGTTTGTGTTCGACAATTCACCGTCGACTCTAGAGATTGTGGCCTCTTTCCACGAAACACGTGAGAAATTGATCGTGAATTATTTTGATGACCCCTATCTTGTTTATTCGCGGACGCGAACCTTCCTCTCAGCCGATAGCCCTGAGCAGGGCCTGTGGCCGCGACTGGACTCTATATGTCAGGACAAGCATGGATGCGCGTTAGTTGAGAGTCTCAACCTGCCTGATAACTCTACAGGTGCAGGTGCAAGATTCTGCGTCTTCATCATATCTAAGTATGATTTCGACCGGTCTGACGTTGACACGGCTACCATTGTCAGAGGCTTGGCGGAGGGGG ATAGTTTGGGTTTGCTGCTGGAGTGGCTAGAAGACCTTGGTTCCCAATCTGGAAGGGCAGGATGGTCAGGGGGAGGCCCAGGGGAGACACCAGATTCGCCTATTATGATATCATCAAGCGAGGAGTCGGAGGGAGATCCGATAGAAGAGGACTAG
- a CDS encoding uncharacterized protein (transcript_id=CADANIAT00008223): MGKEKHHFSRLPWRKSEPATDEDEAWIRKKAGAHHPAFRTPADYDRSEKRYISDEEQAIEYLENLLRKHDDSQPGEPKFYQCSWEVVIQSLTQAQDAYAKNTGCGQRTGMALDVTLSAFEALPAEFGLGTVKGILGLMFRVALQGIENRAKILDAFSSIPNTIVTINVACTVLRPSQGDLDLREEFYRTLIKGMPLLVDVLLRAAPWYRKLKEILLFRIPETVAVDEVLSEWKGIIDSFNQRMQRMRDRMLGTLHQQGVDLQNQADKHFSATENHFRGLREENSTTHDMMRDLQLMMTVIMYNQKQLSKQKAQEASTWHHGLKSGADATTLLYQELQAIRRQGEIQQEENSRLRRENVALREEAALRAETESSWKPTHPSMAALSELELLGVIGVPSNAAWRDLDIVLSQSSSFGSQMLGKAQRLIRTRAFRDWFNQSESSILLVEGYLDISPAASITPISILDATLISSLLDSSNTLVLFAFAGLHREYEKPEVMNGPGGLLRSLIMQLLTSDKFPLSNLEFLTPERIAACQKGDIVALCALFERLLLQVPPSLQVYCILDGLGWYERNPWGQDLLYVISMFEELAQWDFPQTAVIKPMISFPHHSLLVADAVQIPVLWSRRYWD, from the exons ATGGGCAAAGAGAAGCATCATTTTTCTCGCCTTCCATGGAGAAAATCTGAGCCAGCAacggatgaggatgaggcaTGGATCCGAAAGAAAGCAGGGGCTCATCACCCAGCCTTCAGGACGCCGGCCGATTACGATCGAAGCGAAAAGCGGTACATCTCcgatgaggagcaggcgATTGA GTATCTGGAAAACCTTCTCCGCAAGCACGACGACAGCCAACCCGGGGAGCCAAAATTCTACCAATGCTCCTGGGAGGTGGTCATCCAATCGCTTACTCAAGCCCAAGACGCTTATGCCAAAAATACTGGTTGCGGGCAACGGACCGGGATGGCGTTGGACGTGACCCTATCAGCATTCGAAGCCTTGCCAGCTGAGTTCGGACTGGGTACAGTCAAGGGCATCCTGGGCTTAATGTTTCGA GTTGCACTACAGGGGATTGAGAACAGAGCTAAAATCTTAGACGCATTCTCCTCGATACCCAATACGATCGTCACCATTAATGTCGCCTGCACTGTTCTACGACCGAGCCAGGGAGACCTCGATCTGAGAGAAGAGTTTTACAGGACTTTAATCAAGGGAATGCCACTGCTGGTCGACGTGCTACTGCGAGCAGCGCCTT GGTATCGCAAACTGAAAGAGATTCTGCTATTTCGGATTCCCGAAACCGTTGCGGTGGACGAGGTCCTGTCAGAATGGAAGGGCATAATTGACTCCTTCAATCAGCGCATGCAGCGCATGAGGGATAGAATGCTCGGCACGCTGCATCAACAGGGGGTTGATCTCCAGAACCAGGCCGACAAACACTTTTCCGCTACGGAAAACCATTTCAGAGGACTGCGCGAGGAGAATTCCACAACTCATGACATGATGCGGGATCTTCAGTTAATGATGACTGTCATCATGTACAATCAGAAGCAGCTCTCGAAGCAAAAAGCGCAAGAGGCAAGCACATGGCATCACGGGCTCAAGTCGGGAGCAGATGCCACGACTCTCCTCTACCAAGAGTTGCAAGCCATCAGACGCCAAGGAGAAATCCAGCAGGAGGAGAATTCTCGTCTCAGGCGTGAAAATGTGGCCCTTCGCGAGGAAGCTGCGCTCAGGGCAGAAACAGAGTCGTCGTGGAAGCCAACCCATCCGTCGATGGCAGCATTAAGTGAGCTGGAGCTTCTGGGAGTCATCGGCGTACCATCCAATGCCGCTTGGAGGGATCTAGACATCGTACTGAGCCAAAGTTCATCTTTTGGCTCGCAAATGCTCGGCAAGGCCCAGCGGCTGATCAGGACAAGGGCGTTCCGGGACTGGTTCAATCAGTCGGAGTCGTCAATCCTTCTCGTCGAGGGCTATCTGGACATTAGCCCCGCGGCGAGCATCACGCCCATATCAATCCTCGACGCCACCTTGATCTCGAGTCTTCTCGACAGCTCAAACACGCTGGTGCTCTTTGCGTTTGCGGGTCTTCACCGGGAATATGAGAAGCCCGAGGTGATGAATGGACCGGGTGGGCTACTCCGAAGCCTCATTATGCAGCTCTTAACGAGTGACAAGTTCCCTCTGTCCAACCTTGAGTTTCTTACACCTGAGCGAATTGCCGCTTGTCAGAAAGGGGATATTGTAGCCCTGTGTGCACTGTTCGAGAGACTTCTACTGCAGGTACCACCATCCTTACAAGTATACTGTATACTGGATGGGTTGGGCTGGTATGAAAGAAATCCCTGGGGTCAGGATCTGCTTTACGTGATCAGCATGTTTGAGGAACTAGCACAATGGGACTTCCCCCAGACAGCCGTGATAAAGCCTATGATTAGCTTTCCTCACCAcagcctcctcgtcgccgacgcAGTTCAGATACCAGTCCTCTGGAG TAGAAGGTACTGGGATTAG
- a CDS encoding uncharacterized protein (transcript_id=CADANIAT00008220), with product MAQPMSGDVPELAPLEVVVPTRRRRMIGWAMLQPGEKVEPSQRFDSNITQEHILPPDQKRRRPAVQESEPQHKGHSNAKTKGNMPSKRSSQGSRAPQQSRILLGETKPGADDSIELKREITRLKIENDLRALAESREIQRLQAEVKRLGRLKTELNRAIDRLLSDPTRSAAATPESATSNDAILREKERLIERQICSINDLESSLSEAYEHEFLRSRIRNTDLPTSTASIEDAMILIKRGVIRTADLLSSCLHPPDLLHLVLQMNAATDLRNLFNSTVKDSSILEKTPDLALRAMLFRIVRDQILNSEIWTAFHTEGFMLRAYQRTIQQTAGSEFASTFHKASLLYMLDHDPDFEACFLGAQVKELQIYTMRLLDPFFDSAKLTPNEKDLLREMDHLFFETFFFRARCFAPDGIRYEVIHFEPGESFDSVTMEAQDAPQEQLQGQERDKKPLIRLCVHGTVVAHRIYETETEGLRKLKLLSQPFLQPSKSRAHSGRAVGEVVSDKAIVVLR from the exons ATGGCACAACCTATGTCTGGAGACGTCCCTGAGCTGGCCCCGCTAGAAGTGGTCGTTCCAACCCGCAGGCGCCGTATGATAGGGTGGGCTATGCTGCAACCGGGTGAGAAAGTAGAGCCGTCGCAGCGGTTTGACTCCAACATTACGCAAGAGCATATCCTCCCGCCAGATCAGAAGCGACGTCGGCCAGCTGTTCAAGAGTCAGAACCCCAGCATAAAGGGCACTCTAATGCGAAGACAAAGGGAAACATGCCCTCGAAGCGGTCATCTCAAGGAAGCCGAGCACCCCAGCAATCTCGTATATTGTTGGGGGAAACAAAGCCCGGCGCCGACGATTCCATCGAGCTCAAGCGAGAGATAACGCGCTTGAAAATTGAGAACGATCTCCGTGCTCTTGCAGAGTCTCGAGAGATTCAACGGCTCCAAGCTGAGGTGAAGCGCTTGGGAAGGCTCAAGACAGAATTGAACAGAGCGATTGACCGGTTGTTATCAGACCCTACCcgttctgcagcagcaacgcCCGAAAGTGCTACAAGCAACGATGCTATATTGCGCGAGAAGGAAAGGTTGATCGAACGCCAGATTTGCTCGATTAATGACCTGGAATCAAGCTTGAGTGAGGCTTATGAGCATGAATTCCTACGTTCGAGGATTCGAAATACGGACCTTCCAACAAGCACAGCTAGCATCGAAGATGCTATGATATTAATCAAACGTGGTGTTATTCGTACTGCAGATTTACTGTCCAGCTGTTTACACCCTCCCGATTTACTACATCTTGTACTTCAGATGAATGCAGCCACCGATCTTCGGAATTTGTTCAACAGCACAGTTAAAGACAGCAGCATTCTTGAAAAAACCCCTGACTTAGCTCTGCGGGCAATGTTATTCCGTATTGTCCGTGACCAAATACTAAACTCCGAAATTTGGACGGCTTTCCACACAGAAGGGTTCATGCTGAGAGCCTATCAGAGGACGATTCAGCAAACTG CCGGTAGCGAGTTTGCCTCGACATTTCACAAAGCATCTCTGCTTTACATGTTGGACCACGACCCAGATTTCGAGGCATGTTTCCTCGGTGCACAGGTGAAAGAACTTCAGATTTATACAATGAGGCTGTTGGATCCATTCTTCGATTCTGCCAAGCTGACACCAAACGAAAAAGACCTTCTCCGTGAGATGGACCACCTCTTTTTTGAAACCTTTTTCTTCAGAGCCCGGTGTTTTGCTCCGGACGGCATACGATACGAGGTCATCCACTTCGAGCCAGGAGAGTCCTTTGATTCAGTTACCATGGAGGCGCAGGACGCGCCGCAGGAGCAATTACAGGGCCAGGAACGGGACAAAAAGCCGCTAATCAGGCTTTGTGTGCATGGAACGGTCGTGGCACATAGGATTTatgaaacagaaacagaggGGCTGCGTAAGCTTAAACTACTGAGCCAACCGTTCTTGCAACCATCCAAGTCTCGAGCCCATAGCGGAAGAGCCGTTGGGGAAGTGGTTAGCGATAAAGCAATTGTGGTGCTTCGGTGA
- a CDS encoding Hsp70 family protein (transcript_id=CADANIAT00008221), with translation MADLRRLATRKRRRASTIVDQNVCFTGTDTEDGDSMVPETPPSRSWSRSQSRGSSRSTWTNQATTETGTETSAIPSTETSVEPSVELTEPFTSRSTSAQSDTLSPRTKFIIGLDYGTTFSSVSYIKFDSARPPPTLFGAQICSITDWPGVDSRARNIPEVPSESWYLGDRFYWGYGARQGYAKLLLPGNQKETRGPREELRRTLVRARKDETEAIKDYLRQILKYSKEFLTEREELSEECEVELVFCVPAGWPAKAIRTMQEILLDIAHELNIGTLATPFVLNEPEAAAAYILEACSGRKRLSTGEVFMVCDAGGGTVDAITYRVCQQHPFRVEEVVPPTGSNCGSSYANQTLKHQAIEKIKSTAYESLKGPSFEYIIEHDIMTEFEYKIKRGFNPADGLDGDEVIVVHGLERNERLGFGHNTMRIKSLNGISKLIRQQISAAAAKGLTVETILLVGGFSAAPILRSHIETEFEALKIIYPPKGLDSAVTVSHGAVFRAFNKSDGPKRIVQSNFGFLQLELYSTRQPAHRGVSPIFNAIDGKKYGLVLSKQQQFRTRNWQVFKMEEELVIHQKIWVSDFDNAQNHYRVNAPCNKGAEVFGILQIDLEPVKNEGLLELRSGPEGMFYEIHYELAMEVDGRNLAVKLFYPPGGMCRAQTQLCIAAAFIPGTE, from the exons ATGGCTGACCTGCGGCGCCTTGCAACACGCAAACGACGCCGAGCGTCGACAATAGTTGACCAAAACGTCTGCTTCACGGGCACTGACACAGAAGATGGGGACTCGATGGTGCCGGAGACCCCGCCCAGTCGCAGCTGGAGTCGGAGTCAGAGTCGCGGGAGCAGCCGAAGCACGTGGACCAATCAAGCCACAACCGAGACGGGAACGGAAACATCCGCGATCCCGTCGACGGAAACTTCCGTGGAACCGTCCGTAGAATTAACTGAACCATTCACCTCTAGGTCCACATCTGCTCAATCAGATACATTGTCACCGAGAACCAAGTTCATCATTGGGCTCGATTACGGTAccaccttctcttctgtctcCTACATCAAGTTCGATTCGGCCAGGCCTCCTCCGACTCTCTTTGGAGCGCAAATCTGCTCCATTACCGATTGGCCCGGTGTCGACAGCCGGGCACGCAACATTCCAGAAGTCCCGAGCGAGAGTTGGTATCTAGGCGATCGATTCTACTGGGGATATGGCGCTCGCCAAGGC TATGcaaagcttcttcttccgggGAACCAAAAAGAAACTCGAGGCCCGCGTGAAGAACTCCGGAGAACCTTGGTAAGGGCTCGCAAGGATGAAACAGAGGCAATCAAGGACTATCTGCGACAGATCTTGAAGTATAGCAAAGAATTTCTcacagagagagaagaactCAGTGAGGAGTGCGAGGTTGAGCTCGTCTTCTGCGTTCCGGCTGGATGGCCGGCAAAAGCGATACGAACAATGCAGGAAATCTTGCTTGATATAGCACATGAACTCAATATTGGTACCCTTGCAACTCCGTTTGTCCTCAATGAGCCCGAGGCCGCTGCGGCGTATATACTTGAAGCGTGCTCagggaggaaaaggctgTCA ACAGGAGAAGTGTTTATGGTTTGTGATGCAGGTGGTGGGACCGTG GATGCTATCACTTACAGAGTCTGCCAACAACACCCATTTCGAGTGGAAGAAGTTGTTCCTCCTACTG GAAGCAACTGCGGATCCAGCTATGCAAACCAAACTCTCAAGCACCAGGCCATAGAGAAAATCAAGAGTACAGCGTACGAGTCACTGAAAGGCCCTTCTTTTGAATACATTATTGAGCACGACATCATGACCGAGTTTGAGTATAAAATCAAGAGAGGTTTCAATCCGGCAGATGGGCTGGACGGGGACGAAGTTATAGTCGTGCACGGGCTTGAGAGGAATGAGCGTTTGGGATTTGGACACAACACCATGCGTATTAAAAG CTTGAACGGTATAAGCAAACTCATTCGCCAGCAAATCAGTGCAGCGGCAGCCAAGGGCCTCACGGTCGAG ACAATTCTGTTGGTTGGAGGTTTCTCAGCTGCCCCCATCCTCCGCTCTCATATAGAAACAGAGTTCGAAGCTTTGAAGATTATATATCCGCCCAAGGGGCT TGATAGCGCCGTGACAGTCTCCCACGGAGCTGTTTTCCGTGCGTTCAACAAATCTGACGGCCCTAAGCGTATTGTGCAGTCAAATTTTGGTTTCCTTCAGTTGGAACTCTACAGCACAAGACAACCAGCTCATCGAGGCGTTTCCCCGATTTTTAACGCCATAGACGGCAAGAAATAT GGACTAGTTTTGAGCAAGCAGCAACAGTTTCGGACTCGAAACTGGCAGGTCTTCAaaatggaggaggagctcgtGATACATCAGAAAATCTGGGTGTCTGATTTTGACAACGCCCAAAACCACTACCGAGTGAACGCTCCTTGCAATAAAG GCGCGGAAGTCTTTGGTATCCTGCAGATAGACCTAGAGCCAGTGAAAAACGAGGGCCTCCTCGAGCTTAGATCGGGACCAGAGGGGATGTTCTACGAGATCCACTACGAACTGGCAATGGAAGTTGACGGAAGGAACCTGGCTGTAAAGCTCTTCTATCCACCAGGGGGAATGTGTCGCGCGCAGACGCAGCTTTGTATCGCGGCGGCCTTCATTCCAGGGACAGAGTGA